The genomic interval TTCACGCGGACAAACATCCCCGGAACCAGCTCAGCATTTTCATTCGGAAAAAAGGCGCGGCCGCGAATCGTGCCTGAGGAAGCATCAATCTGATTATCCAGACTGTGGACGAAACCTTCATAACGGTTCTGCCCGGCCCCGATAGTAATCTCTACCGGAATGTTGATCTCTCGGTTCCGAATCCCTGTGGCAATGTGGATATGGTCCATATAGGTTTTTTCATCGACCTCAAATTCAGCATAAATGCCCTCATCAGAAACCAGTGTCGTCAGCAACGGCGCGGTCGGCCCTGCAGAGACCAGATTGCCCAGCGTAATTTCGGCGCGGCTGAGTCGGCCGGAAAAAGGGGCCTTGATATAGGCATAGTCCAGGTTAAGACGGGCCTGCTCCAGACGGGCTTCAGCTGCCAGGACCGCCGCTTTGGTCAATTGCGCATTGCTGGCGCGTTCGTCATACAACCGCTGTGCGATTGCAGATTCCTTAATCAACGCTTCCGCCCGCTCCAGCAGGGTCTGCGCAAGTTCACTCTGGGCCCGGGCCGATGAAAGCTCCGCTTCCGCCTGCTGCACGGCCGCCGCATAGGGACGCGGATCGATGACAAAAAGAACATCACCCTTTTCCACCCGCTGTCCGTCCGTAAAACGGATTTCTGTTACAGCCCCGCTGACCTGCGGGCGGATTTCCGCGCGGTCTACCGCCGCCAGACGACCGGAAAATTCACGCCACGTCCGCGTCAGTGTTTTCGTCACAAGGCCCACCTCAACCTCCCGGGCCGGTGGTACGGCGACCGGTGCTTCCGTATCTGCCTGCGCCTGCCGCGCGGCGAAAAAGATGCCCCCAACCACCAGAATACCAAAGACGGCCAATGAAATAACAACTGGCTTACGCCGAGATGCTGCCACCGCCTGCTCTTCTTTTTCAGTCATGCTCATTTTCAGTCTCCGTTAAAAAAATTTCCCTAACAAGGGTTTTGTCATCTGTTGGGTGTGGCTTTTAGTTTTTCTTGAAGGACCATTCAAGTTCTATTTATAAGTCATTTTGGACCGCATCGGTCTGAAAACATTCAGATTAAGTTTCTACACCCTGATAAAACGTAAGATACGCAAGGGTCAGCACGTTAAAACTGCCCCCTGAAATCATCCAGTATATCGCCATATACGGAAGCCGGCTGTGCACCGTTGAGTACGACCGCCTGATTAAAGATCATGGTGGGCACGCCGGAAACGCCCCGTTCAACCCAGAATTTCTCCTGCCCGCGAATTCGCTGTCGGATCTCATCATCCCGCAAGACCCGCAAGGCCTCACCGGCATTGAAATCCAGTTGCTCCAGCTCACCCTTCAGCACTTCCCGGTCGGCGATATCTTTATACTCCGAAAAATAGGCGGCAAACAGACGCCTCTGCAACTCCGTCTGACGCCCCTGCCCTTTTGCATAATCGAGCAGGATATGGGCATCCCGCGTATTGACAATGTTCATGTCATCGAAAAAGCGGAACGTAAAATCCAGCTCAGCCCCGCGTTCGGCCAGCTCCGCACGAAAGCGATGTCCCTGCTCCGGGACCGACCCATATTTCCGTGCCATGTGCACCAACAGATTTTCCCCTTCGGGCGGCATGTCGGGGTTTAGCTCAAACGGATGCCATTCAAATTGAACCGCCTTTTCCATGCCCCGATCCGCAATCGCTTTTTCCAATCGCCGGAAACCGATCACACACCACGGACAGACCACATCCGAAAGAATATCCACTTTAATTGCTGCACACATACTGTTTCAGATCCAGGAAGGGTCCGCAACGCGGATAACGAGCTTCCCGTTATTCCGGCCTTCCAGCAGCCCGATAAACGCTTCCGGGGCATGCTCAAGCCCATCAATCATATCCTCGCGAACCTTGATCTTACCGGCCTTAACCCATTCGGTCATTTCGGCGGCAAATTCGGGGTAGCGCGGAGCGTAGTCATCAAAAATTATGAAGCCCTGCATTTTTATGCGCTTGATCAGAAGCGTTTTCGTCAGCAACGGCAGACGGTTCGGACCGGGTGGCAGTTCGGTATCGTTGTAATGGGCAATCAGGCCGCAAAGCGGAACGCGTGCTTTCGTATTGAGTAACGGAAGAACGGCATCAAAAACTCTGCCGCCGACATTTTCAAAATAGACATCGATCCCGTCCGGACAGACTGCGGCAAGCTGTTCGTTCAAATCGTCAGCGCGATGATCGATACACGCGTCAAATCCGAGTTCTTCAACAGCGATGCTGCACTTTTCAGCGCCGCCGGCAATGCCGACCACACGGCAGCCCTTGAGTTTGGCAATCTGTCCGACGACCGATCCAACCGCACCGGTGGCAGCAGCCACAGCCACGGTTTCGCCGGGCTGCGGCCGTCCGATATCGAGCAGCCCCATATAGGCGGTGAACCCCGGCATGCCCAGCATACCGAGCGCCAGCGACGGGCGCTCCATCCCCGAATCGAGCTTCATCAGCCCGGTACCGTCCGAAACAGCATAGTCCTGCCAGCCGCTGTAACCGAGCACGAGATCGCCCTCACTATAATCCGGATGCCGGGACTGCTCCACACGGCTGACCGTACCGCCGATCATGACGGCATTGAGCTCAACCGGCGGCGCATAAGACGGCCCTTCGCTCATCCGGCCGCGCATGTAGGGATCCAGCGACAGATAAAGGGTGCGCAACAGCACCTCCCCTTTTCCAGGCATTGGAACTTCTGTTTCTTCCAAACGAAAGTCCGTCGGTTTGGGGGCACCATGGGGGCGGGCATTCAAGAGAATCCGGCGGTTGGATGTTTTGCTTTGTGTCATAATAGATTTTCCCCGATCGGTTATGCTTTCAGGCTGCGCTGGAGAATCCGCCGGCTGACGGCAGGTGTAATGTCCTGCTGTTCGCCCAGCGAAGTCATGCCGTGCGCTTCCAGCTGTTCAACAACAGCATCAATCGCCTCTTCACCGAGATCATATGCACCCAGATGCGTAGAAAGTCCTAAGCCTTCAAAAAAAGCTTCTGTTTTTACGATGGCTTCATCGATGCGGGCGTCGGCATCGCCTTCATTGATATGCCATACCCGTTCGGCAAACTGCAGCAGTTTTTCCGCTTTGGCAGCGCGCTGTTCGCGCAGCAGCGACGGAAGAACAACCGCCAGCGTCCGGGCGTGATCGATACCGTACAATGCGGTCAGCTCGTGACCGATCATATGCGTGGCCCAGTCCTGCGGCACGCCGGCGCCGATCATGCCGTTCAGCGCCCAGGTGGTGGTCCACATAAAATTGGCTCGTACCGTGTAGTCATTCTCACCCTCTTTAACCTGCGGAGCCAGTTCGACCAAAGTCTGCAGCAGCCCTTCAGCAAAACGATCCTGCACCATGGCCCCGGCGGGCCGGGTCAGATACTGCTCCACAATATGTACAAACGCATCTGCCACCCCGTTAGATAGCTGCCGCTGCGGCAGCGTGTAGGTTTTGGTCGGATCCAGCACGGAGAACTGCGGAAACACATGCGGACTCATAAAAGCCAGTTTGGCATGAAGTGCCGCCCGGGTAACTACCGCTCCGTGATTCATTTCCGAACCGGTGGCAGGCAGGGTCAGCACAGTACCGAAAGGCATAGCCGAATGCACGTTGGCGCCGTGCTCGGTCAGAATGCTCCAGGGATCGCCTTCAAACGGAATGGCCGCAGCCACAAATTTGGTGCCGTCAATCACGGAACCGCCACCGACCGCCAGCAGAAAATCGACACGCTCCGCCCGGGCGGTTTCCACAGCCCGCATCAGGGTCTCAAACTGCGGGTTTGCCTCAATGCCGCCGAACTCGACTGCAGGACGCCCTTCCAGTGCCTGGCGCACTTCGTCGAGCGTACCGGTACGCCGTGCGCTCTCGCCGCCGTAAAGTACCATCACGCGGGCGTCACCCGGAATATGTTCATCGATCGAAGCCGTGCGGTTTTCCCCGAAAAGAATCCGGGTCGGGTTGTAAAAGTCAAAATGATTCATAAGTTTTTCCTTTCGTTGAAGAGGTGTTCAGGAGGATAGACGCGAGTTCAGACAGATTGTTCACGACATAATCCGGCCGCGCGGCATTCGGATAAAGGGTCTTTCCCGGCCGCGCGATAAAAGCGGTCTGCAGGCCGACGTTATCCGCACCCGCCAGATCCCAGGCATGCGCGGCCACCATCAGCACGTCTTCCGGTTGCAGGCCGAGATCGTCGAGCACCATACGATACGTATCCGGATGGGGTTTATATTTCCGGAGCGCCTCAACGGTGTAGAGCGCGTCAAATTGATCGACTAAGCCGGCTTTGGTTAATTTGGTTCGTGCTCCGGCATCATTGGAGTTGGTCAGTGTGACCAGTTTAAACCGCCCGTCCTGCTTGAGCGCCTTCAATCCTTCCAGCACATCCGGATGCGGCGGCAGCGAACGGAGCGGCGGAATGATGGCCTCCCGGGCTTCATCAACCGTCATTTCTATGTCCTGGGTTTCAGCCACCATCATCAGCGCAGCCGTCCCGATTTCTCCAAAACTGTGATAGCTATCCGACAACGTTTCCACCAGTGAATAGTGCAGCATCGTTGAAAACCAGAGCGGCAGCAGATCCTCCCGGCCGCCGAGGGCTTCACCCACCGATTTCTTCAGCGGATCCAGGCTCAGCAGCGTTTCGTTAACATCAAAAATAATAACCTTGGGGGCGGCATACTGTTCTCCTGATTTTCCGGGGTTATCTGAGCACGGGCAACGGTTAATGCGGCGGCCAAAAAGACACCGGCAAAACCTGGGTTTAATCGTGAGTAAATCATTTTTATCTCCTGCTTACTTCATATAAGTTTCCCGGCCGTACTGATGCCGGGGTTATTCTTTTTATTTGCCTGCAGCACTTCCGACGGAACCGCCGGCACGGAGTTTGAGAGCGGCATAAATAAACTGATTCACAGGCGTTTCTACACCGTATGTTTTACCGAGCCGCACCAGCGTTCCATGCATCGCTTCAAGTTCCAGCGGCTTGCCGCACTCCAGATCCTGAAGCATGGACGCTTTGACTGCGGGAGGATATGAATCAATGGTGCGCATCGCGTTTTCCTGTGCGTCGTCCGGCAGGTTGACGCCGCCCGCCCGGGCGACGGTGTCCACTTCACGCAGGCAGGCGAGGTACATCGCCCGCGTGTCGGGATCTTCGCGGGTTGGCCCGATGGAACATCCGGTGACCGACTGGACGCCCATGGTGCAAATGGCCAGCATGTATTTCATCCAGAGCGCAACGCGAATATCGGCGGGACGTTCGGCCGCGATATTCGCTTTTTGCAATACGGACAAGGCGGTCCGGCCGGCCGCTTCATCGGCCTCATTCAGTGGACCGAGCAGTATCGGTTTTTCAACGCCTGATTGCCGCACCACGCCGGGAGTTATGGTTGAGACGGGTAAATAAGTCAGTCCACCCAGAATATGTTCAGAACCAGCGAGCGCTCCAAGGCGTTCGGCGCTGTCGACTCCGTTCTGCAGGGGAAGAACAATGGTGTCGGGACCTTTGAGTGCGCGCAACACCGGGGCGATTGCTTCAAAGGCATAGCTTTTGGTCGCAACGATCAATAACTCCACCGGCCCGACGTTATCCGCCCGGTCGGTCGCAAGGAAATCGGAAACGCTGAACGGCCCGTCATCGCGATGAACCGTCACGCCCTTCGAGCGCAGTGCCTGAAGCGTTGCGCCGCGGGCGATAAAATGAACGGCCGCTCCGCTGCGCGCCAATTTCGCGCCGTAATAACAGCCCAGCGCACCCGCTCCAATGATTCCTATTTTCATAAGTTTTCCCGTTTTGCTTATTGCGCCGCACCGTTCCCTCCGGCGGACATTCACCATGTTCAGATCCGTTTCACGGCCGCCTATGAAAAGTCGGCCATAACAATTTCGTCCGCAAAGTGCTGATAGGCCGCGCCGATCATCTGCCCTCCCGGGTCGGGGTAGACGAAAAAGTCGCCGTTAGCCAGCGCATCCACCAAGGCTTCTCCGACCACCGAAGCCGGAGTCGAAGTCGTCACATCGCAGGCTTCCGCCATATCCGTTACCACGCCGCCGGGGTGTACACTGACCACCTGTACGCCCTTTTTGCTCAGATCTTCACGCAGTGCCTGGGTCAGCGAATACGCCGCCGCCTTGGAGGCGGAATAGGTTGCGATGTCGGCAAAGTCGCGGAACGACGCCACCGAATTCAGCTGAACCAGCGCCCCGTTATTTTTTTCCAGTATGCCGGCAAAAGCGTGTGCCACATTCAGCAGACCGAATACATTGACCTGCAGCTCATCAACCAGATTGGGTTCGGCACGTTCATCAAGCACCCGGCTGTTCGGAATCGCAATCCCGGCATTATTGACCACCACATCCACATCCGCGGCCTGTTTGGCCAGCGCCTCGATCGAAACCTTATCAGCCACATCCGCGCGGATGGTTACCACCTTGTCGCCATACTGCGCTTCCAGTTCCGCGGTCGATTCCGGACGGCGAACCGCCAGATAAACCTTCTCTGCACCGTGGTTGATAAATGATTCGACAATCGCCCTGCCGATGCCCCGGTTGGCCCCGGTCACCAGCGCGACTTTATTTTCAATAGAAATTCCCATGATTCACTTCCTCCATTCATATGCGTTCATTGTGCCGGTCCGGCACCGCTCCCGTCCAGCACCGACCTGAAACAGGACTGCCGATTATTTTTTCTTCTCCCAGATCAGCTTCTGAAACGGTTCATCGACCGGCGTGTGCGCAAGGTGATTCACATAGTTGCTGATGATTTTCTGCGACAGACCGAGTACCACTTCCAGCAGCTGACGCTGCGTGTAACCCGCAGCAAAAAAGGCCTCCATTTCATCATCAGTCAGCCGTCCGCGGTTCCGGACCAAGGACAACGTGGTCTCACGAAGCACCTGCAGCTTTTCGGTCGGCAGCTCCGTCTCGTTCCGCAGCGCCTCCGTAATGACCGGATCAACCTGCATCATGCCCGCAATCGCCGTATGCGCCGGAACACAGTAGTGACACTCATGTTCCACATTGATCGTCTGCCACACCACCGTCAGCTCTTCCGCATTGAACGATGAATGCTCAAAAAGGCTGTGCAGTTGCGTATACGCATCCAGCACACCGGGCGCTTCCGCCAGTACCGCCAGCAGATTCGGCACCATGCCGAATGTTCGCTGCGCCTCCTCCAGCATCGGCTTACTCTCTTCCGGTGCGGACTTGATTGTATGAATTTTAAACGTGCTCATTGTCCTCTCCATTCGGGGTTTACTGTCAGCCTTTCCAGACCGTTTCGTGTCAATACGTCCGGGTTATAGGCCTCCTGGAATGATCATTCAAGTTTTATTTTGAATGATCATTCCATATATGCATCTAATCATCTCATTTTACGCCGTTTACAATGAATAATCTTTTTGAATGACTATTCAATCTGATCTGCTATATTACTCATCAGATGCCCGAATAAACAAAATTCGGAAGACAAAGGAGCATACGATGGCCAAGGCGCAATTTGATCGGAACGAAGTCATAGAGAATGCAATCCGGCTGTTCTGGCAGCACGGCTACAGCGCATCGTCCATGCAGCAGGTAGTCAAAGCCACCGGTCTTCAGCCGGGCTCCATCTACCTGGCCTTCAAAAACAAAGAGGGCCTCTACCGGGAAGCACTCGATGCCTATGCCGCAAACTCAAAAAAGCGGATCAAAGCCGCGCTTGAGGGACCGGACGGCATGCTCAAAGGAATCTGCACGGTGCTGGAATCGATGATCGAGCAATCCACGAAGGAAGATTATAACAGCTGTTTCCTGATCAAAACCCAGCTCGAACTGGCCGCCGAAGGCAACTCGCTGCACGAACTGGCCTCGGAAAAACTCGATGAAATCGAGGCTCTCTTCCGCAGTTACCTCGAACAGGAATTCGACACCGAAACCGCAAGGAAACGAGCCGCCTCCATTATGGTTCATATTTTCGGACTGCGCGTGTACGGCTATAAAGACAATGCCGCCGAACGCATGCGCGAAAGTCTGCGCCAGGGCCTACCCTGGCTCCCCTGGAATCAAACCGGCAGTTAAGCAACCGTCATCAACAATCCTTATTGAATTCAGACTCATTTTTCTCTTCAGCCAACGAAAAAAGAGATTCGGCATCCCGATCATGATACCGTTCACCGACCGGAACCGGGACATTACCGTAACCTAATATACGCCATTTGCAGGTAAGCGTCTTTTCCTTCACCCCGTAGTCAGCCCCGATGACGCCTGATAATTTCTCTGGCATGGATACGAATGAAAACAATGTGTCGGGGCGGGCTTCTTATATGGAGGATGAACGCCGGGAATTGATGGAGGAGTTTTATTCGTCGAGGCTGACCCGGGCGCCGTTCTGCCGGGAGTGGAACATCAACCCGAAAACGCTGGCCCGGTGGCAGAAGGTGGTACGAGAGGAGGCCGCGGTTTCATTCTGCGAGGTAGACATTCAGTCAGAATCTCCTCCGGTGGATGATCTGAGGATCTGCCTGCCGAACGGGATTGAGGTGCAGCTTCGAATTTCCTGTCTCAGCGAACTGGGCACAGTTCTACAGGAGGAATGTTGAACCGGGCTCTGCCCTATTTCTTTCAGAAATTATCTGCGCTTCGCTTCGGGGATTAAGCCATTCGATCCGGGTGTTTCTTGCGGTGGAGCCGGTAGATCTGAGAAAAAGCTTCAACGGATTGCATGGCATCGTCCTGGATCGACCCAACGCAGATCCCTGTTCAGGAGCATTATACCAAACGTTAAAACTATCCGGTATAAATTTGATCCCTCGCAAAGGCGCTGAGGACGCAGAGAAATTCAGATATAAACGGCTCCGCGCTCTCTGCGTCGCTGCGCGGAATAACGCAGTCATTAAGACCGGAATGTTTTAGTAAATGGTATTATTCGTGTTTACGAACAAACGGCGGAACCGGATCAAGACGCTGTACTGGGACGGCACCGGGATGTGGGTGGCAATCAAACGGCTGGAGCAGGCCGTTTCACCTGGCCGAAGGGCATTGCCGAAAATGAAAAGCCTGAACTCGCCCCCGAGGCGCTGGCCTTGCTGCTCGACGCTTTGTCGACCATGCAGCAGCCCGAAGTTTCGAACTGGACACCAGCCCGCTGAGCCGCCGCCCGGAAGCAAACCGCATAGCCGTTGACAATAGGGTGATAGAAAAGACGCATACTCTCCAACACACGAAAAAGGCCATTCCGAAGAATGGCCTTTCTGCGACAGGCAAAGTCCCCGTGATTCCTGCTCTTAGAAGCGATGCAGGATTTTACCACTGACCATTACGTTGTGGTAATCCTCACCGAATGCACCGTCCAGATCCAGGCTGAACTCGGTGGTATCATTTTCCCACTCGGAGAAGCGGATTCCGGTACCCAGACGAATCAGATCCTCTTCGCGGGCCTGCAACGCCACAGCAATCGGATCACCGGTTCCTCCAACCATGACGTAGCTGTCATCATCCATATCCGCATTGAATTCATGCAGCCAATGTGCCCGGAATTCCGGCTGGAACTCCAGCTCAGTGTCGAAGCTTTCAATCACACCGATCATCGACAGCGTAGCACCGATGGTTGTCAGGTGAGACCACTCATCGTAAGAGTCATAGTCTTTATCCGGGAACGGCGTCGTCAGGCTGGATTCCTCCGTATAGGAACCCCGGCTGTAGAACGAACCGAGATAGGAGGCTTCCGGTGTCAGCAGCCATTTGTCCTTCATGAAAGAAATTCCGTAACCGATACCTACTCCAATACCCAGTGTATGTGCATCATAATCCGCTTCATACCCAATGGTATCGACACCTTCCGTCGAAACATCGTTATAGGCATACGTCACACTGGCATCAATATAAAGCGACTCACTGTTATGCGCCCAGTAGGCCGAGGCATGCAATGTATCCGCATCACCATCATTACCTTCACGGCCATCCACCATGGTACGGGCATAACCGGCACCAAGACCGACCAGCATTTTTTCAAAACGCTTATCCATACCCACCATACCGCCGGCAATCGTTGCATCGTACCCGGCATGACCCGTCGTACTGTCCCGACTGATTGCCGAACCATAGGCTCCGCCCCAGGTCTGCCAGGTTTCAGGCATTTCAATCGGCTCATCCACCCCCGGCGTGCGCTCTCTGAGCCCGATCTGGAAGTCCCGATATCCACTGCCCTTTCCGCCGGTTCCTGAATGATAGACCTTATCTACAGCGGAAGAAATATCCTCTTGATCGAGCGTGGGCGCGTTATCCGATACTTTGCGGACGTCTTTCTGGATATCCCACGACGGCAGTACATCTTTTGTCCACTGCACCGTATTGTCGTACCACTCCTGCGGACCACGCGGTCCGGACGGTGCATACGTGGTTTTACTGCCAAAGTTTTTATAACGCAGATTGGTCCGGGTACGGCTTCTGATCTGATCCGCAAATACGCCCTGCAGTCCCATCAATGCATTAGCCATTTCCGGTGTACGGGCAAATCCCTGCTCCATATCAATCGCC from Verrucomicrobia bacterium S94 carries:
- a CDS encoding efflux RND transporter periplasmic adaptor subunit; translated protein: MTEKEEQAVAASRRKPVVISLAVFGILVVGGIFFAARQAQADTEAPVAVPPAREVEVGLVTKTLTRTWREFSGRLAAVDRAEIRPQVSGAVTEIRFTDGQRVEKGDVLFVIDPRPYAAAVQQAEAELSSARAQSELAQTLLERAEALIKESAIAQRLYDERASNAQLTKAAVLAAEARLEQARLNLDYAYIKAPFSGRLSRAEITLGNLVSAGPTAPLLTTLVSDEGIYAEFEVDEKTYMDHIHIATGIRNREINIPVEITIGAGQNRYEGFVHSLDNQIDASSGTIRGRAFFPNENAELVPGMFVRVNLGSPEKQEHILLNEKAIGTNQSRKYVYVVNQDNVAEYREVILGEHIAGRRVIESGLEEGEMVITAGLMRIRPGMPVEPRIKTAELTADTDRRLSVSN
- a CDS encoding DsbA family oxidoreductase; this encodes MCAAIKVDILSDVVCPWCVIGFRRLEKAIADRGMEKAVQFEWHPFELNPDMPPEGENLLVHMARKYGSVPEQGHRFRAELAERGAELDFTFRFFDDMNIVNTRDAHILLDYAKGQGRQTELQRRLFAAYFSEYKDIADREVLKGELEQLDFNAGEALRVLRDDEIRQRIRGQEKFWVERGVSGVPTMIFNQAVVLNGAQPASVYGDILDDFRGQF
- a CDS encoding NADP-dependent oxidoreductase translates to MTQSKTSNRRILLNARPHGAPKPTDFRLEETEVPMPGKGEVLLRTLYLSLDPYMRGRMSEGPSYAPPVELNAVMIGGTVSRVEQSRHPDYSEGDLVLGYSGWQDYAVSDGTGLMKLDSGMERPSLALGMLGMPGFTAYMGLLDIGRPQPGETVAVAAATGAVGSVVGQIAKLKGCRVVGIAGGAEKCSIAVEELGFDACIDHRADDLNEQLAAVCPDGIDVYFENVGGRVFDAVLPLLNTKARVPLCGLIAHYNDTELPPGPNRLPLLTKTLLIKRIKMQGFIIFDDYAPRYPEFAAEMTEWVKAGKIKVREDMIDGLEHAPEAFIGLLEGRNNGKLVIRVADPSWI
- a CDS encoding iron-containing alcohol dehydrogenase, producing the protein MNHFDFYNPTRILFGENRTASIDEHIPGDARVMVLYGGESARRTGTLDEVRQALEGRPAVEFGGIEANPQFETLMRAVETARAERVDFLLAVGGGSVIDGTKFVAAAIPFEGDPWSILTEHGANVHSAMPFGTVLTLPATGSEMNHGAVVTRAALHAKLAFMSPHVFPQFSVLDPTKTYTLPQRQLSNGVADAFVHIVEQYLTRPAGAMVQDRFAEGLLQTLVELAPQVKEGENDYTVRANFMWTTTWALNGMIGAGVPQDWATHMIGHELTALYGIDHARTLAVVLPSLLREQRAAKAEKLLQFAERVWHINEGDADARIDEAIVKTEAFFEGLGLSTHLGAYDLGEEAIDAVVEQLEAHGMTSLGEQQDITPAVSRRILQRSLKA
- a CDS encoding haloacid dehalogenase type II, encoding MKPRFCRCLFGRRINRCPCSDNPGKSGEQYAAPKVIIFDVNETLLSLDPLKKSVGEALGGREDLLPLWFSTMLHYSLVETLSDSYHSFGEIGTAALMMVAETQDIEMTVDEAREAIIPPLRSLPPHPDVLEGLKALKQDGRFKLVTLTNSNDAGARTKLTKAGLVDQFDALYTVEALRKYKPHPDTYRMVLDDLGLQPEDVLMVAAHAWDLAGADNVGLQTAFIARPGKTLYPNAARPDYVVNNLSELASILLNTSSTKGKTYESF
- a CDS encoding 2-dehydropantoate 2-reductase; its protein translation is MVNVRRRERCGAISKTGKLMKIGIIGAGALGCYYGAKLARSGAAVHFIARGATLQALRSKGVTVHRDDGPFSVSDFLATDRADNVGPVELLIVATKSYAFEAIAPVLRALKGPDTIVLPLQNGVDSAERLGALAGSEHILGGLTYLPVSTITPGVVRQSGVEKPILLGPLNEADEAAGRTALSVLQKANIAAERPADIRVALWMKYMLAICTMGVQSVTGCSIGPTREDPDTRAMYLACLREVDTVARAGGVNLPDDAQENAMRTIDSYPPAVKASMLQDLECGKPLELEAMHGTLVRLGKTYGVETPVNQFIYAALKLRAGGSVGSAAGK
- a CDS encoding SDR family NAD(P)-dependent oxidoreductase — encoded protein: MGISIENKVALVTGANRGIGRAIVESFINHGAEKVYLAVRRPESTAELEAQYGDKVVTIRADVADKVSIEALAKQAADVDVVVNNAGIAIPNSRVLDERAEPNLVDELQVNVFGLLNVAHAFAGILEKNNGALVQLNSVASFRDFADIATYSASKAAAYSLTQALREDLSKKGVQVVSVHPGGVVTDMAEACDVTTSTPASVVGEALVDALANGDFFVYPDPGGQMIGAAYQHFADEIVMADFS
- a CDS encoding carboxymuconolactone decarboxylase family protein, whose translation is MSTFKIHTIKSAPEESKPMLEEAQRTFGMVPNLLAVLAEAPGVLDAYTQLHSLFEHSSFNAEELTVVWQTINVEHECHYCVPAHTAIAGMMQVDPVITEALRNETELPTEKLQVLRETTLSLVRNRGRLTDDEMEAFFAAGYTQRQLLEVVLGLSQKIISNYVNHLAHTPVDEPFQKLIWEKKK
- a CDS encoding TetR/AcrR family transcriptional regulator, whose translation is MAKAQFDRNEVIENAIRLFWQHGYSASSMQQVVKATGLQPGSIYLAFKNKEGLYREALDAYAANSKKRIKAALEGPDGMLKGICTVLESMIEQSTKEDYNSCFLIKTQLELAAEGNSLHELASEKLDEIEALFRSYLEQEFDTETARKRAASIMVHIFGLRVYGYKDNAAERMRESLRQGLPWLPWNQTGS